A genomic segment from uncultured Erythrobacter sp. encodes:
- a CDS encoding LacI family DNA-binding transcriptional regulator, giving the protein MDAKNLTRRATLDDVAAVAGVSPKTVSRVVNGDSAVSEKTRAKVGEAIAETGFQINQAARALAGARSFLIGLFTINGSSYFFSELYRAAARECKASAHHLVLEEYAAGESSYISLYEKGLKSIRCDGVILPPPVCDDLALLDALDRDGVRYVRLAPKLEPERSTAIYADDHVGAADLARHLWAQGWRRFTVVVGPVDHASAAVRRDAFVDTLLGLGCARSEIRLIAYERSNKAYSTMAQLVEAVFDGLREQEAVFAFNDELATRVMLRARARGLDLPRDLAIAGFDDSDAAKVTWPTLTTVRQPVAELARLAVAELTAYPAKPPRIIRCPVKLIVRDSTKLS; this is encoded by the coding sequence ATGGACGCAAAAAATCTGACCAGACGGGCCACACTTGATGATGTTGCAGCAGTTGCGGGCGTATCGCCCAAGACGGTGTCGCGCGTGGTCAATGGGGACAGCGCAGTCAGCGAAAAGACCCGCGCCAAGGTGGGCGAGGCCATTGCCGAAACCGGCTTCCAGATCAATCAGGCCGCCCGCGCACTGGCGGGCGCGCGGTCGTTCCTGATTGGCCTTTTCACGATCAATGGGTCGTCCTATTTCTTCAGTGAGCTGTATCGGGCCGCCGCGCGCGAGTGCAAGGCATCGGCCCATCATCTTGTGCTGGAGGAATATGCTGCCGGCGAATCGAGCTACATTTCGCTCTATGAAAAGGGCCTCAAAAGCATCCGGTGCGATGGCGTCATCCTGCCCCCGCCGGTGTGCGATGACCTTGCACTGCTTGATGCGCTGGACCGTGACGGTGTGCGCTATGTCCGGCTGGCCCCGAAGCTGGAACCGGAGCGTTCGACGGCAATCTATGCGGATGACCATGTTGGTGCTGCCGATCTTGCCCGCCATCTGTGGGCGCAGGGTTGGCGCAGATTTACCGTGGTCGTCGGCCCGGTGGATCACGCTTCGGCCGCCGTCCGCCGCGATGCTTTCGTTGACACCTTGCTTGGGCTGGGATGCGCGCGAAGCGAGATTCGCCTGATTGCCTATGAGCGGAGCAACAAAGCCTATTCGACGATGGCGCAGCTGGTCGAAGCCGTGTTTGACGGGCTTCGCGAGCAGGAAGCGGTCTTCGCCTTCAATGACGAGCTCGCGACCAGGGTGATGCTGCGCGCTCGCGCGCGGGGGCTTGATCTGCCGCGTGACCTGGCAATCGCCGGTTTCGATGACAGCGATGCTGCCAAGGTGACTTGGCCGACGCTGACAACCGTGCGCCAGCCAGTGGCAGAGTTAGCACGCCTCGCCGTGGCCGAGCTTACGGCCTATCCGGCCAAGCCGCCGCGGATCATCCGATGTCCAGTCAAGCTGATCGTTCGCGACAGCACAAAGCTCAGCTGA
- a CDS encoding DUF2946 family protein, which produces MTSLRALTRRNARLTLMLLALALAVKALVPAGFMIAPAGERFLMVTICSEATGVPKQMQIAIPEKPGADGDHAEAADKGHPCAFSGLGHALLGGAIPALLAGALAFILLIGLAPLPTLPARAIAFLRPSLRGPPTFFCLIGALRVPA; this is translated from the coding sequence ATGACCAGCCTTCGTGCTTTGACCCGCAGAAATGCAAGGCTGACGCTGATGCTTTTGGCGCTCGCCCTCGCAGTCAAGGCACTGGTGCCGGCGGGCTTCATGATCGCGCCTGCGGGCGAGCGTTTTCTCATGGTGACGATCTGTTCGGAAGCCACAGGCGTGCCCAAACAGATGCAGATCGCCATTCCCGAGAAGCCGGGCGCAGACGGCGATCATGCCGAGGCCGCCGACAAGGGCCATCCTTGCGCGTTCTCGGGGCTTGGCCATGCGCTGCTGGGCGGGGCCATTCCGGCCCTGTTGGCGGGTGCACTCGCATTCATTCTGTTGATCGGGCTGGCGCCTCTGCCGACCCTCCCCGCGCGGGCCATCGCGTTTCTGCGGCCGTCCCTGCGCGGACCGCCGACCTTTTTCTGTCTGATAGGTGCGCTTCGCGTCCCGGCCTGA
- a CDS encoding Crp/Fnr family transcriptional regulator: MNQTWRQSLLTSPWSRNLPGDVQSEIMAAASSHRLEQDAEVIRQGAPFSGLICLLTGEMHVIGTARCGDELLLGVLRPGDWTGFLAALDQGCYAFSVRAMIECRVARLDAAATQRIFERDLARFKLLLAPELAVSRGTYHYFVETAYRPPMLRLAERMIGLGRWPYSVAPGEASRLEKISQTDLANATRLSRQTINACLGRLAEQGIVKVGYRTVEVIDLYRLGLIATGDLVLE, translated from the coding sequence GTGAACCAGACATGGCGCCAGTCCCTGCTCACCAGTCCGTGGTCTCGGAATTTGCCGGGCGATGTCCAGTCCGAAATCATGGCCGCGGCAAGCTCGCACCGGCTTGAGCAGGACGCCGAAGTCATTCGGCAGGGTGCGCCCTTCTCGGGGCTGATCTGCCTGCTCACTGGTGAGATGCATGTGATCGGAACTGCACGCTGCGGCGACGAATTACTGTTGGGCGTGCTTCGACCGGGTGACTGGACCGGATTTCTCGCCGCTCTAGATCAGGGCTGCTACGCCTTCTCGGTGCGAGCAATGATCGAATGCCGCGTGGCGAGGCTAGACGCGGCTGCGACGCAGCGGATCTTCGAAAGGGATTTGGCACGGTTCAAGCTGCTGCTGGCACCTGAACTGGCGGTCTCGCGCGGGACATATCACTATTTCGTCGAGACTGCCTACCGGCCCCCGATGCTCCGGCTGGCAGAGCGGATGATCGGGCTGGGCCGCTGGCCCTATTCAGTTGCGCCCGGCGAGGCTTCGCGGCTGGAGAAGATATCCCAGACGGATCTTGCCAATGCCACGCGCCTGTCGCGCCAGACCATCAATGCGTGCCTCGGCAGGCTGGCCGAACAGGGCATTGTCAAAGTGGGTTATCGCACAGTGGAGGTGATCGATCTGTATCGCCTCGGCCTGATTGCCACGGGTGACTTGGTGCTGGAATAA
- a CDS encoding alpha/beta fold hydrolase, translating to MSLLVPFHAAVLVAQEPGTILAQEPMASAPAGVTAWRIRYLTGGRDGVARQEATAVIMAPADTTGRAPRGVVAWTHGTWGVASKCAPSQGPRFFEVTPAVSAVAMGYVVVAPDYPGLGTEATHPYLIGRPTGQSVIDAVRAARAMPAANAGRRYVVWGESQGGHAALWTAMTASAAPELELIGVAAGAPPTDLAANFREASDPNARAFLTALTADSWSRYFDMPLDIGKRRTPGIIRKLASNCISSTATPRLGALVGMIALRSDLKNDDFAARTPWSQIMAENSVSPSFSVPLLLAQTREDPLVSPKVTRNFAHKACMRGLKVRWIDLPGKDHATTASQSTFATLQWIEDRFAGAPAPDDCGTLR from the coding sequence ATGTCGTTGCTTGTCCCGTTCCACGCGGCAGTTCTCGTCGCGCAGGAGCCAGGTACAATCCTCGCTCAGGAGCCGATGGCTAGCGCACCGGCGGGGGTGACGGCTTGGCGCATCCGCTACCTCACCGGCGGCCGCGACGGGGTCGCACGTCAAGAAGCAACCGCAGTGATTATGGCGCCCGCCGATACGACTGGTCGTGCACCGCGCGGAGTTGTCGCTTGGACGCACGGCACCTGGGGGGTCGCCAGCAAATGCGCGCCTTCGCAAGGCCCGCGGTTTTTTGAGGTGACCCCAGCAGTCAGCGCAGTCGCGATGGGGTATGTCGTGGTCGCGCCGGACTATCCCGGTCTCGGCACCGAAGCGACGCACCCCTACCTGATCGGGCGACCAACCGGGCAATCCGTGATCGACGCGGTTCGCGCCGCACGCGCCATGCCAGCCGCCAATGCTGGCCGCCGCTATGTGGTGTGGGGCGAGAGCCAGGGCGGGCACGCCGCGCTGTGGACGGCGATGACCGCTTCGGCCGCACCGGAGCTTGAGCTCATCGGAGTGGCGGCCGGCGCTCCGCCGACCGATCTTGCCGCCAATTTTCGCGAGGCGAGCGATCCAAATGCCCGCGCCTTCCTGACCGCGCTAACTGCCGATAGCTGGTCGCGATACTTCGATATGCCGCTGGATATTGGTAAGCGCAGGACGCCCGGGATCATTCGCAAGCTGGCGAGCAATTGTATCTCCTCGACAGCAACACCGCGTCTGGGCGCGCTGGTCGGAATGATCGCGCTGCGCAGCGACCTGAAGAACGACGATTTCGCCGCGCGCACGCCGTGGTCGCAGATCATGGCCGAAAATTCAGTAAGCCCGAGCTTCTCAGTGCCGCTGTTGCTGGCTCAAACGCGGGAAGACCCGCTGGTATCGCCCAAGGTGACGCGGAACTTTGCGCACAAGGCGTGCATGCGGGGCCTGAAGGTTCGCTGGATCGACCTGCCGGGCAAGGATCACGCCACCACCGCCAGCCAAAGCACCTTTGCCACGCTGCAATGGATCGAAGACCGCTTTGCCGGTGCGCCAGCACCCGATGATTGCGGTACACTTCGTTAG
- a CDS encoding beta/gamma crystallin-related protein: MNAIAKRAALAAIPLLAGAALVSADAGLAQDDKMARPGGEATIYRDADYRGPAVFVGEAKANLGLAWPVNSIRVKSGTWELCERPNFQGTCRTYDRNTPVLLSRSSGLTIQSMRPSVPGGGSFIGVEARDQVATGTFAEFHTEPAARGYRIPACPLGRATANCAARTADNYCRTIGWNGSAREHMQTVGRVVFLADVLCVKSNY, translated from the coding sequence ATGAACGCGATTGCAAAACGTGCGGCCTTGGCCGCAATTCCGCTGTTGGCCGGTGCCGCGCTCGTCAGCGCCGATGCTGGACTAGCACAAGACGACAAGATGGCCCGCCCGGGCGGCGAAGCCACGATTTACCGCGATGCCGACTACCGCGGGCCGGCAGTGTTCGTCGGCGAAGCGAAGGCCAACTTGGGCCTTGCGTGGCCAGTCAATTCAATCCGCGTCAAAAGCGGCACCTGGGAGCTGTGTGAGCGTCCCAATTTCCAAGGCACCTGCCGTACCTATGATCGCAACACGCCAGTTCTGCTGTCGCGTTCGAGCGGGCTGACGATCCAGTCGATGCGTCCATCTGTGCCGGGCGGCGGCAGCTTTATCGGTGTCGAGGCACGCGATCAGGTTGCGACCGGCACTTTCGCCGAATTCCACACCGAACCTGCTGCAAGGGGTTACCGCATCCCGGCCTGCCCGCTGGGCCGCGCCACGGCCAATTGCGCCGCGCGGACCGCAGACAATTACTGCCGAACAATCGGCTGGAACGGCTCGGCGCGGGAGCACATGCAGACCGTGGGCCGGGTCGTGTTCCTGGCGGACGTGCTGTGTGTCAAATCGAACTACTGA
- a CDS encoding MliC family protein, producing MTTQPANLGTTYECDRGTRLQVSYLREGALVRINGARAIPFRETPSNAGSIYESGGNRLARNGNTVTWNTAARSAPETCRAINTIQ from the coding sequence ATGACCACGCAGCCGGCGAACCTTGGCACCACCTACGAATGTGATCGCGGCACACGGCTTCAAGTGAGCTATCTGCGTGAAGGCGCGTTGGTGCGCATCAACGGCGCACGCGCCATTCCCTTTCGCGAAACGCCGAGCAACGCCGGAAGCATCTATGAAAGCGGGGGCAACCGGCTCGCACGGAACGGAAACACCGTGACCTGGAACACTGCCGCCCGTTCGGCTCCGGAAACCTGCCGCGCCATCAACACGATCCAGTGA